In Maylandia zebra isolate NMK-2024a linkage group LG12, Mzebra_GT3a, whole genome shotgun sequence, a single genomic region encodes these proteins:
- the LOC101467544 gene encoding arrestin domain-containing protein 3-like gives MPSSFKGKHGNIVYTFEAKVSRRWRLPSKVLKEINFVSKSCPHTPQMMCPQSSSVRKKMSGLCKGQVQICATINRGVCSPGETLSVVAKICNSSSRNTRLKFKLQQVTVYSCQDNTNSSKETLFKMVGDTIRPNSEQTASCQLKVPSDAIPTLHNCEIISVEYYIKVYLDVSFALDPEVVFPLVILPSKFAPAQSREAVGPETVESPVYSEFTSSTFTTGLDPILTGSGVYQYPTPDPTQHANITSDYNQWPQGAASQGSVPAFIAPSVQHPGPTALHGEEPPLYLSIYQHQNE, from the exons ATGCCTTCGTCCTTTAAGGGAAAACATGGAAATATTGTCTACACCTTTGAAGCCAAGGTATCTAGGAGATGGCGACTGCCTTCGAAAGTGCTAAAAGAGATCAACTTTGTGTCAAAGTCCTGTCCACACACTCCTCAAATGATG TGTCCACAGTCCAGTTCAGTGCGTAAAAAGATGAGTGGTCTCTGCAAGGGACAGGTCCAGATCTGTGCTACCATTAACAGAGGAGTTTGTTCTCCAG GTGAAACCTTGTCTGTTGTCGCCAAAATCTGCAACTCCTCTTCCAGGAACACAAGGCTCAAATTCAAACTTCAGCAGGTAACTGTGTACAGTTGCCAGGACAACACTAATAGCAGCAAGGAAACGCTGTTCAAAATGGTCGGAGACACTATCCGTCCAAACTCAGAGCAAACTGCCTCCTGCCAGCTGAAAGTTCCCAGCGATGCCATTCCCACCCTCCATAACTGTGAAATCATCTCAGTTGAATATTACATAAAG GTGTATCTGGACGTTAGTTTTGCCCTTGACCCAGAGGTGGTGTTTCCACTGGTCATCCTTCCTTCTAAATTTGCTCCAGCTCAGAGTCGTGAGGCTGTGGGGCCTGAGACAGTTGAGTCTCCAGTTTACAGCGAGTTCACATCCTCTACTTTCACCACTGGATTGGATCCTATACTCACAGGGTCAGGTGTTTATCAATACCCCACCCCAGATCCCACTCAGCATGCAAATATAACAAGTGATTATAACCAGTGGCCACAAGGTGCTGCTTCACAGGGTTCAGTTCCAGCTTTCATAGCACCATCTGTGCAACATCCAGGCCCTACTGCTCTCCATGGAGAAGAACCTCCACTATATTTGTCCATTTACCAGCatcagaatgaatga